The following are encoded together in the Methylomonas methanica MC09 genome:
- a CDS encoding leucine-rich repeat domain-containing protein — MSNEKQLIPKDSTDLALIKSERLLGITDKILANKSLVVNNDEDWIYELIAWAKKYKIFSNNLSLNKDTILSLTHLDLRHNQLTEVPDYIGKLINLTCLDLSNNQLTKLPESIGNLTRLTDLYLQFNKLSDLPESIGRLTNLTNSLWLSNNQLKKLPDSIGNLSNLTGIILSGNQLTELPESISKLINLTNLSLSDNKLNILPESIGNLTKLRSLTLSGNQLTKLPKSIGNLRKLSELSLAGNNLTEVPECIGNLINLTSLSLGSGSRGVLKTKSPESNDTLKKLPESIGNLKMLKSFSIGSTQLTKLPESIGNLTNLRELFLENNQLIELPESIGNLTKLDDLRLSYNQLIKLPDCIGNLTKLKRIILENNQLIDLPESIGNMTNLVELRLSDNQLIKLPESLGNLTKLEYLQLNHNRLVEIPEAIGNLTKLTRLSIGDNQIVELPESIGNLSKLTRLCLHKNQITKLPESFGKLKKLKDLYLNSNPIKYLPAELSHLIKITKF, encoded by the coding sequence ATGAGTAATGAAAAGCAACTAATTCCAAAAGACAGCACTGATTTAGCTCTTATTAAATCAGAACGATTATTGGGAATTACAGATAAGATACTGGCAAACAAATCACTAGTAGTAAATAATGATGAAGATTGGATATATGAATTAATTGCATGGGCTAAAAAATATAAAATATTTTCGAATAATTTATCACTCAATAAAGATACCATTCTATCATTAACCCATTTGGATTTAAGACACAACCAATTAACAGAGGTGCCTGATTATATCGGTAAATTGATTAACCTGACTTGTTTAGATTTAAGTAATAACCAACTGACAAAACTGCCTGAGTCTATTGGTAATTTAACCAGGCTTACAGATTTGTATCTACAATTCAATAAACTAAGTGATCTCCCTGAATCTATTGGTAGGCTTACCAACCTGACTAATAGTTTGTGGCTAAGCAATAACCAACTGAAAAAACTTCCAGATTCTATCGGGAATCTATCCAATCTTACGGGCATTATATTATCTGGAAATCAACTGACTGAACTGCCTGAATCCATCTCCAAGTTGATTAATTTGACTAATTTGAGTTTAAGCGATAATAAACTAAACATACTGCCTGAGTCCATTGGTAATTTGACGAAATTGAGGAGTTTGACCTTATCGGGTAATCAATTGACCAAGCTCCCTAAATCAATAGGAAACCTGCGCAAGTTATCGGAGTTATCTTTAGCTGGCAATAATTTAACTGAAGTTCCTGAATGTATCGGGAACCTAATTAATCTAACTAGCCTGTCATTAGGATCAGGTTCAAGGGGTGTTCTTAAGACTAAATCACCTGAATCCAATGATACTCTGAAAAAACTACCTGAATCTATTGGTAATCTAAAAATGCTAAAGTCATTTTCAATAGGAAGTACTCAGCTGACTAAACTTCCTGAGTCTATTGGAAACTTGACTAACCTAAGAGAATTGTTTTTAGAAAACAATCAGTTAATTGAGCTCCCTGAATCTATCGGCAATCTGACCAAACTGGATGATTTACGATTAAGCTATAATCAGCTAATAAAGCTACCGGACTGTATTGGTAATTTGACAAAATTGAAGAGAATTATTTTAGAAAACAATCAATTAATTGATCTTCCTGAATCTATCGGAAATATGACCAATCTAGTTGAATTAAGGTTATCCGATAATCAACTAATAAAACTGCCTGAATCGCTTGGTAATTTGACAAAGCTTGAATATTTACAATTAAACCATAATCGACTGGTAGAGATTCCTGAAGCTATAGGGAATCTGACTAAATTGACACGCCTTTCTATAGGAGACAATCAGATCGTAGAGCTCCCAGAATCCATTGGCAACCTCTCTAAACTAACTCGTTTATGCTTACATAAAAATCAAATTACAAAATTGCCAGAGTCTTTTGGTAAGCTAAAAAAATTGAAAGATTTATATTTAAATAGCAATCCAATTAAATACTTACCTGCTGAATTAAGCCATCTCATAAAAATCACCAAATTCTAA
- a CDS encoding J domain-containing protein, giving the protein MSTRNSSLRTNEYPAIQDLKNELTALENRLNELTDEKVEYERLINAFNSEYMVILGGLIEEILKRRATIFGSKLGKEQQEAQLDYAAFQQNYQQQLRDLPQTLDESEKQQLKTAYRKASRLCHPDKLSQDAKAKGEEFFKALNEAYRHQNIERVQGILLELESEASSLVETFEHIDNKAFLQEKIVLLREQIDTLKAEITRLQEDETYRRIQEITDMDGYFTKLERELKAELKILKGKKRIRN; this is encoded by the coding sequence ATGTCAACCAGAAATAGCAGTCTCAGGACGAATGAATACCCAGCTATTCAAGACTTAAAAAATGAATTAACAGCCTTAGAAAATCGTTTAAATGAATTAACAGATGAAAAAGTAGAGTATGAGCGGCTAATAAATGCTTTTAATAGTGAATACATGGTTATCTTGGGCGGCTTAATTGAAGAGATTCTTAAACGACGAGCGACAATTTTTGGCAGTAAACTAGGCAAAGAGCAACAAGAGGCTCAACTAGATTATGCAGCTTTTCAGCAAAACTATCAGCAACAATTACGAGATTTACCTCAAACACTGGACGAGTCAGAAAAACAACAATTAAAAACAGCTTATCGTAAAGCCAGTCGTTTATGTCATCCTGATAAACTTTCCCAAGATGCTAAAGCCAAGGGCGAAGAATTTTTTAAGGCTCTTAATGAAGCCTACCGACACCAAAATATAGAACGTGTGCAAGGCATTCTCCTAGAGCTGGAATCAGAAGCCTCCTCTTTGGTGGAAACTTTTGAACACATTGATAATAAAGCGTTTTTGCAAGAAAAAATCGTATTATTACGCGAGCAGATAGATACACTAAAGGCAGAAATAACACGCTTGCAAGAAGATGAAACATATCGGAGAATACAAGAGATTACCGATATGGACGGTTATTTTACTAAGTTAGAACGAGAGCTAAAAGCTGAATTAAAGATACTGAAAGGTAAGAAACGTATAAGAAATTAG